In Mugil cephalus isolate CIBA_MC_2020 chromosome 11, CIBA_Mcephalus_1.1, whole genome shotgun sequence, the genomic window AATACGGGGACTAGTAACATTATTGGATGACAGACGTACCGTTGTTTTTGGTCGGGGGCAGGGTGAATGGAGGACAGAGCGCAGGAGATGAACTCCACTGAttcactgaaacacaaatgacacatcacacacacgcctctctatgtgtgtgtatgtgtgtactttgtgtgtgtgtgtactcagTACCAGGTTTCTGGTACCAGCCGAAGGGTTCTGGTGTCGTCTTCACCACGGACGGGCGACAGTCCTGAGTCCTCCAGGAGGTCGAGTCGTCTTCACTGCAGGTCTGAACCCCGAGGCTGATCAGAGAGAGACACACCACGTCTGAGCTTCCTGCAAacgcacaaaaaacaacacagcgaGTGATGTAAAAGATGTTCACACTGTCTCCCACCAAGTAaactgatgaataaaaacacatctgagaGTCTATGATACACCGGTAACCGTGGATACCTGGTGATTTGGTGTCACGGACGAAGCCGATACCACGGCAACAAGGATCCTCATCACAACGACGCTCACACTCCCTGAAGctgaacacaaaaaaagagagaaagattaaaaacatcTGTACAAGTTCAGACTcgttttaaaagcacattttctgtttgttattgttgtctCATTGTGATGACATGTGtagttatgtgtgtgtatatatgtgtgtgtgttacagttaTACAGTATACATTATTTTTGCTATTAAGTTATATATGACCTGTTGaattacataaaaatgtgttgttttacttGTTGTCATATGATGGTtgtcgtttgtttttttttcattaattgtttattttttatatagtttatatttataggaattattcagattttatagttttggttttgcagaaaaaataaatctgttctaGACTTTGTCTGAAATTACTTTCATTGAGCAgccattttatttccttctggGTCCTtctgagtctgtcctcatgattctacatcagctatgaaccacatggagactggactcatagaatctggacctttagtctccatctagtggtctaatggtgctactacagataatacacacaatgcagaaagttctgtttttctaagggtttgttgtgtgtgtgtgtgtgtgcgtgtgcgtgtgtgtgtgtgtgtgcgtgcgtgtgtgtgcgtgtgtgtgtgtgcgtgtgtgtgtgcgtgtgtgtgtgtacgtgtgtgtgcgtgtatgtgtgtgcgtgtgcgcgtgtgtgtgtgtgtgtgtgcgtgtgtgtgtgtgtgtactaggCGCAGTGCGTTTCCTCTCAGACTGACTCGTGTACGACAGATATGAACCATCTCTGGAAGGAAACTGCTCATAGAAACTCTTCAGGTCAGAGAGTCCCTAACAGCGCTCAtttcaggacaaacacacatcacatctgaGTATTCTTTCAGACAGAGAGTTCTTTGTATAATAGTAAGTGCTGtgatgcgcgtgtgtgtgtgtgtgtgtgcgtgtgtgtgtgtgtgtgtgcgtgtgtgtgagtgtgcgtgtgggtgtgtgtgtgtgcgtgtgtgtgtgtacgtgtgtgtgcgtgtatgtgtgtgcgtgtgcgcgtgtgtgtgtgtgtgtgtgcgtgtgtgtgtgtgtgttaccccTCAGGCAGCAGTGCGTTTCCTCTCAGACTGACTCGGTTACGAACAGAATATGAAACCATCTTCTGGAAGGAAACTCGCTCATAGAAACTCTTCACAGGTCCAGAGAGATCcactaaaacacaacagcatcatTTCAGGACacaacacacatccacacactctGAAGTATTTCCTTTCAGACAGAAGAGTTCTTTCAGTAATATGATATAAAGATGCATGAGATTAAAGAACAGCCAGATAAAACTAACATGGTCACATTTTAGCAGAGAAACTGCTGAAGGTTAAAAGCTGCTGGATTCTGTGCACTGCTGTGGTTTCCAGCACTGCTGGATGTTTTcaagtgcatgtgtgcgtgatGCATTAATAGACGGGGTGGGGAGTTATCatggacttttatttattgatcccCTTGAGGGCaatattatatatgtttatatattctgtattttttattgtattttttggaTCCTTCCTCCAGTCTGAATGACTCTAATCTTGACAATCTTTACCTTTCTTGCTGTAGGTGTTGTTGGGCATcctgtccagcagggggcggcAGGCTCGTCTCAGAGGTTTATCGTAGGCGCCACAGACTCGGCTGTCGGGAAACAACGAGCAGCTGAAGAAACCGGATGAGTCGGTGTCTCTGAGGTCAGCGAGCGAACACTGAGGCTCCTCATCACAACCtgaaacatcacaacacaacaggcACGAAACAAAGCGAGACAACAGACAATAACCAGTGTGTTAACACATGAACCTGAGGATGTGTTCATATGaagtaaaacacaataaacagtCTTAAATAAATCTATCTGAGCTACGAGGCGGTGAATGCAACTAGAGGGCACCATTCACATGAAGTTTACACTGAAAATGACTTGATTTGACAACATGAGAAGAGACGTTAGCGTGACGTACGTGTGAGACACCAGAGCAGTGCCTGCTGGGAGTTGTAGTTGTTCTTGTTGagccagaaagagagagaggggagttTCCTCTGAGGGTCGACCAGGACGTCCACGTCGGTCAGAGACTCAAACTTCATCTGGACTGAagctgaagacaaacacacgGACTCATcgatattataataataataacaataattataatactactactactactaataataataataataataatataattctcTAGGATAATTCCTAGAGAATAGTGAGTAATCATTATAAAGTGATACAAACCATCCAGAGGAGGACGGATCTCTGCTGCagcacatgaagaagaagaagctggaacaaacaaacacacaattaataGAGATGAGAGAccaggggtcaaaggtcacaggtcAGAGTTCAGGGGTCAGGTACCTGTGTCCAGGTAGACGGCCTGGAAGCTGATGATGGAGGCCTGGTAGTCCTTGTTGTTCTTGCTGTGGGCCGGTAGAGCCGAATcagctgcacagaaacaaaccCATAATAATAAATGACCTGAGTGGATTAGAATCCCGTAATAATCCTGAACGTTACATGTTTTATTCTCTCACTGATCGTAAACTTCTCTCCACCAAAGTCGAACACGAAGCTACGCTGACGTTCGTTGTACGTAAGCCCCGCCCCACAGATACGATTGGCTGCTCCCTGTCCAGTCACATCCCAGTCCTGGTCCCCACACGTCAAGACTGACGGAGCTCTCAGCCAACCACAGAGCAGAGATCCTGGGGAGGGCGGggccaaggaggaggaggaggggttaCTCTTTCattcacattaaattaaatgtttatcatCTGTCAATCAatttattcactcattcatatatatatatatttatttagctaaataatttcacaaattcattatttcattcactcacacagtcacccATTCAGTCAGAAatacattcactcattcactcattcacacattcatcCGTCTCCATGGTAACCCACCTCCGTCCAGGCTGTTCTGGTTGAGGATGAACCCGTGGCAGCAGGCGTCCCGGCTGCATCCGTCCTGACAGAAGCGGTGGGCGTCGGACAGGGAGGTCGTCCCCGAGGAGAACACCTGAGTCCTGAACACACCTGAGAGGgccttcatcatcctcatcctcacgaagctgcgctgctgctgcagcgacGAAAACTCCACCCCTGACAAAACACAGcatgatttatttcttcctggtagaccatggttctccactatccttccagtctgtaataaaggtcttaagccagttttagtagtttctagatgtttcctctgcttgatgcagccaatgatttgacccttctccaccagactaacatcttctcctccaccagactaacatcttctccaccagactaacatcttctccaccagactaacatctcctccaccagactaacatctcctcctccaccagactaacatctcctccaccagactaacatcttctccaccagactaacatcttctccaccagactaacatctcctcctccaccagactaacatcttctccaccagactaacatctcctccaccagactaacatctcctccaccagactaacgtctcctccaccagactaacatctcctccaccagactaacatctcctcctccaccagactaacatctcctccaccagactaacatttcctcctccaacAGACTAAcgtctcctccaccagactaacatctcctccaccagactaacatcttctccaccaccacaggatATGGAGGAAACAAGAAGCTGCTCATAAATACCTTGTTGAAGATAATCACCATGAACTAATtctccaccaggaggcgctggactatgagctcagttagatccatcttttttttttttttaccattataATGTATAATCCAGCTGTGATTGACCAGTTGCCGCGGTAACCGTACCTTTCTTCCTGATGACCAGCAGGTCTGAcgaagccccgcccctcacccTCACAGAACAGCTCAGCCAATCAAAGCGCTCGGCCTGAGGATTACCCAGAAAGCCACTGGactgaagagagaaaaatacaagaTACATAACGTGTGAATGTTGGGATTAATTCATtgactgcattttattttgttctcattaattaattaatttccttcATGTAGCcgtctgtctcttcctcctctaaaataaataaataaaagtatttggTGAATCTGTTCTGCAGTTTCATTGTCAGTTGTTATttgtaacaaaaaatatttagaaaaaaaaatcttcttgtAGAGGAAATGCTAGAAAAGTTTCACTAATATAAGTTATCAGTGGTTTAGCTCTCAGTTGATGACTGCACATGAAGTTATtaaaattacaacaacaactattactaataataataatattcataataACACTACTAGTAATGACTCATACATATTTACATTGtaaatgttcattaatatgTTCTGTCCCATTAGGAGCAGGTTCTGATGCTGAAAGACCTGAAGGTCCCGATCACTGACTAACATGAATTAAAGTTTGACCCATGCAGGTGTATTTGTGGTGCGTACCTGCTGCGAGGTGTTGCATTGTGTGTTCTGAGTGTTGGTGCTGTACAGTTCACACTGAGTCTGTCTGCTGAACAGCGCCACATGGTGGCAGGACGGCTCTGCTGCACAGGCTGGAAGGAACAAACACACTGTCAGAAGAATCCATCACGACAAACCGGGATCAAACCGCTGAGTTAACTGATGAACTGTTAATATCTGAACCTAAGTTTCACTAATCACACGTTTTAAAAGTTGAAGCTTATTCAGACACTTTTTTACTCACTCAAATTGTATTTGAGTGAAAACACAGGACCCCAGCTGTGCctgttcattaggtacactagtgaatgcATTCTAACTGAAATAAGGTTCAGTCAGTGgagtttgtgctgctgttaaactggTTTGACTTGAGGATATGATactatcttatctcatcttatcttattcaGACCGTTATGATAAGATTATTGCTCAGACTTTCGTCAGAAACATATGAGAATTAAATATTGATGAGTTTAGACAACTGGTAGATTTCTTTTACATGTTATTGCCATTTGCTCGTTAAGGGCATTTTAAAATTGtaaaagaaaagtgtaaaaatggcAGAAAGGTAAGAACTGCTTTAAAGGTCCAGGCTGTGGGATGTAGTGACACCTACTGGTGAGCTCATAGGCTGCATGTTGGACAGCGCGTTACCTTGGACACAGGTGCTGAGGTCGGAGGTCATGGTCTGAAGGACGTCGGTGTCCTCAGCTCCGACTATCAGATCTGATCCAGGAACAGTCTGAAACCTGCGGAGAACTAAGACCGAAACACAGCAGACCAATGAGAGACAACGACCAGGAAGAAAGAGCTGCTCCCTGATTGGCTGCAGCATCTTTACCTGAGCACTCGTCGTCAGTGAGAGTCTTGTCGCTAATGGTCCACTCAAGCTCCGCCCCCTCGCTGCTGAAACACCTCCACCTTCCGGACAGGAAGTCGGGCTGCGCTGGCAGGAAGTCACCTTGCTGTGAACAgcgcaggccccgcccctgacACTCGGtctcacctgaaacacacagaaaaaattaATTAACACACAGAATTAGATGcgacaataaattaaaacacattcggtgcttaaagaatgaaaacatactaactttttccaaaaactgagtcttttcatttttaaggcgTTTTATGACacgttaatttaaataatataaataaaactaagactaataaataaatcctgatcCTAATGAACCAGTGttgtggggtctgtcaggcatcagagacgctacatccctggtcctttaataaaattttaatgctaatgctgttgaatctaattccaggtgtttcctccttgttgcatctttagaggtgaagtccagacaaactttagacaaacgtttggtctcagacatgttggATGCAGGACCCAGAACTCATTTGAAATGTCTTGTGattcaaacatttaatcaacAGTCAGCTGACCGGCTGGAGGATGTCCAGCGTGCAAAGGACTCACATTGACTGACAGATGAAGCTCCGACAGGTGAAGAGCCTTTTGGACACTTGTTGCAGAAGTCCCGCCCCTCTTCGTCCTGATAGGTTCCCTGAGGACACAGGAGACACGCCCCCTCTCCGGAGAAACTGCCGGCAGGACAAATgactgcagagacaaaaaaaaaggtgttgagaAAAATCATGATTTGAAAGCTTTGTTGGTTCTTACATGGACCCGGGAGGAGGAAAGTGTTTAATGAAGAACCCAAACTACATAAAAGCAGATGCACGACACCATGAAAGCAGCTTTTGAAACATCAACACAggataaatacaaaaaagcTGGTTCTTCTAGGTGGCTGTTTGGACCACATATCCCACAATGCATTTGCAGTGAATCAGAACTAATTACAAGAGACTCTGAGTTAatgtctgacatgttttcatTGAAAACCAACTCACCACAACCTGCAGAGTCACGTTCTAAGCGGTAGCCACGGGAACAGCCAAATCTCGGTGTCGTCGTAGAAACAAGTTTGGGCTCCGATGTGAGCGTGGAGCGGATATTACCCAGAAGCCCCTGAATTCCTTCCAAAAGTCTGGACTCATTAAGGAAAAGCTCTATAAAAAAACATACgtaaaacatctttaacatcTGCAACTAACCACAACAGATCAGTGGGTCCTTTagagtctgtcctcatgattctacatcagctatgaaccacatggagactggactcatagaatccgaacctttagtctccatctagtggtctaatggtgctactacagataataaacacaatgcAGACATCTAGTAGTgaaggttagcttagcattgctatgtagcatgtagccttggtggttgttagcttagcattgctatgtagcatgtagctttgGTGGCTTGtgtcctggggagttccatgtgtaaatctccatcttcttctggatcgtataatgagctcaatggtagaatgtgatgatgtccaggagaaataaaacccAGGTCCAtgtctagtccaggtctagtccaggtctagtccaggggtTGGTGAATGAGTTCAGAATGataccagggtccatagagtcCAGGATCGTGAACATGGACCCAGTGGTTCTGGACTACTGGATCACTTTCTCTTGCGTTTGTCTGAACTCACCGATGTCGTGGAGGTCGGGGAGCTCAGAGGTCGGGAGGTCGGACAGGGCGAGCGTCCATCGGAGCGTTAGCCTCAGAGAGTCGTCGCTGTCACACTGCAGAGTCACCGAGGAGTCGTCACACAGCGACACCGAGCGCTGAGACACGGGGAGctacacacaaataaaagttcacTGATCAGGTTAAATTATGGTTAAAACCATAAAGAATAATAATCACATGTTGGGTTTGAGTTGACCTGTGCAGAGCAGAGCCCCCTGCTGGTCATCGTGTTGAACAACAGAGACTTTAAGCTGCTGATCTGAGAGCAGGACGACGACAACGACCAGATCTGAGAGGACGACAACGACTGTGGAGGCTGagagactgaaaacaaacaggtgaGTTACAGACGGGTTTAGAGGAAGTGGTCCTttaagaggtcagaggtcagaggtcaggagtcTTACTCTGACAGGCTCCACTTAGAGGTTTGTTGTCTCCGACCCATCGGCGACTCCCCGTCTCACACAGGAAGCTGCTAACAGGAAGTGAGTTGTGGTAACCGTGGTGACAGACCAGGTCACAGCTCTGGCGTCCATCAGGGGCGGGGCGGCAGACCAAAGCACCATGGGTAACGGGGGGGGCGGGGCAGAGAGGACCTGGACAAACAGAAATATGTGGACCAATTAACAGCCTCGACTAGATAAAAGTattatcacactctgcaggaaggagttttctttccagcttcaaatagCACATTAATCAAGCCAAGCATATGTTAGtcagggattctgctagcacttgggctaacgcggctaacagctggagacaaaccaagacaaagacaagctgccaatgctggctgctaatatgtgtccactccataagaagcggtcagctctcctctcattGTTCAGTTTCAAATTATttctgttgaaggtgtttaaagAACACGttaagtgcagatatattccttcttcctggagtctgtttgctcatgaaCAATGAAACGCCatcaatagagattaaaaataaccattatttaatcgcgattaatcacaattaatcCACAGCCACCCTGAGATTAATcggattaaacattttaattatttgacagCACTTTATTAAACTATTCTAAGAGATAATCATCATGATGGAGAAAGAAGACTGACCCTAACCACAAAACAAAGACGCTTACGGTCACATGACGGCGTACGTCCCGTTTGTCTTAGTGTTCTGGTCCCGCCCACTTCCTGTCCATCCTCAGACACGCACCAACAGGAAGTGACGTCGCACTGGAGAGGGTTGAAGGTGCCGTCGGGTCGACACTGGAGACTCTGCAGCTCACACCAGCTGGGACCTGAATGCACCATGAACACAGTTACAGGGAGACAGTGAACACATCACCACATCACATGGACGCGTGGACGTGTCTTTATGTTCATACATGTCAGCTGCCCGGCCGCGTCCCGCGTTGCTGTTTGTATCGTCTCTCCGGTCAGAGGGTTCACGCACCAGCCTGCAGCGCCTCCTGTCTGCAGCACCGAGAACCGACCGTCCTGGAACAGACACAACATATTAATGAACACTATttactggttttattttagattCCTCTAGACCGGGGagattattaataaatgatgaaataataatgaataatgagaACTAcagttttttccatttgttttagtgcaaagaagaacaagttaattaggagaatgttcatatttaataaactatcctttaacaaaaatgaaatttcttaaggaaaattaagtttaatttgGGCTTTGTCTGCTGAgtgtcctgggtctcagtgtaaATTAGGAGTAAATTAGGAATAGAAGgtattttcattgataaattGCAGCCTTTTAAGGTTTTAATGGCCCAGATGAGCCCACCTGGCGAGTCAGTTTTGTCCTgcaggccgtatgtttgacacctgtgttgTAGCTGGTGgctgtaaaaatgtaaaagctgcacaaagtttgtttttttacaccagCTCCACTTTAAGCATCAGCTCTGGTGTTTGCGTTcttctgccctctagtggtgagTAATGAGCAGCGCAGCTTGAGACTACACTCCCTGTCCACTTGAGATTAGAGTGTATTTATTGGTGAACCTAATGTTTTGCTCACATGAAGGAAACCCTGTATGTTACCTGGGGTCACATGTGTCCTCCTACCTGATCACACTGGGGTTGGTAAAGGGAGTTGGTGATGTCAGAGCCTTTCGTCCAACCAGAGAGCAGAAAACGAGCCTCAGCTCTTTGACAGCGAGTCAGACCTGAAGAACACAGCGTTGAGACAAACGGACAGACAGAGCATATTTTCAGAACCAAGCGATGAGTTAAACTCAGAAACAAAGATTAGGTCagaagctgattctgattcaacTTGTTTGAATTTAACCTGATCTCAGCTGTGAGCTTGAGTCATTTCTAAAAGCCTCTGTTAGTGTTTGAATGATCTTAAGGTGTTTTCTTACAGGTGGGCAGGCTGAGAGAGCGACTCTTCAGCGAGTTGGCGATGTATTCTCCGTCTTCATCGACGCACCAACACtgacctgaacaaacacaatcaaacgTTTCACAGAAGCTTTTTCCTTCTTGGATGTGGACGAGAATGTTTGTGTCTTCATGATGTTTCACATGTCTGAAATTAAACTCGTTTGGATTTGAAGTGTGTGACCTGTGCTGTGGTAACACTGAGTGTGAAGCCAGCGTCCGTCAGCGCCGCACTGTGGAGAGAAGGGCTGGTACGAGAGTCGACCGGGAGGCAGCGACATCTGAagagctggagaagaagaacagacagGAAGCACTCGCATCATCATCGATGATCTGCCTGTGAACTTTAACCCTCTTCATTCCTCTGGGGGTTTATCTTCaggaaccaatcagagctctggactccagctgtgtttcagtgaatgctgcatgatgcaacatgtcattttcttctggttccattgataaaagtcattataagaTTCAACCAGTTcaggtgaacccaacaacttgtttttttttaatttttgattcctccagaactaaaccacttagagtgattctgactgtagtgacagaaacttcagagtctttaaaaagagacaaagaccatgaatgagctccaacatgttcatcaacTGGGTTCAGTTTATGTTGGCTACATGTTAAATAGATGTTTTATTGTGCAACAAGGCTGAAAtgattaataaaagaaaagaaaagaaaaagtaataagAGTGAGTTAAGTTAATCTGTCTGAATAGCCTtatatctgttgtttttatcttccgtgtgttttatttgtgttgcacacacacacacacacacagtgatccCAGTGATGATGTTAATGTGATTGTGACTCACTCGAGGAAGCAGCCAATCGTATAGCAGCTTTGGAACGActcagcagccaatcagagacctgcagctcctgctctgattggctgacctGGAGCTCCTCAGGGGTCAGACGCAGACCTTCAGCCAATAGGAATCCGTATCCCAGAGGAAAGTGGGAGGAGTTAGACAGCGTGAGGATgctcttcacttcctgtctgaagGCTGTGACCTCGGCCAACGCCACCGAGCAGCTTCCTGAAACagaacagcagcatgtgtttAACTAGAGCTTTTATCCTGTTACTTTAAAGAAAGAGTTATTTATTAAATCtgacaccagaaaaaaaaagaaaaaaacgcaaAACTTAAAATCCATTAAAATCAGCGATGCTACTAATCactgacatgtccaaggctctaataacccagttttaatgaatgctgcttattattatgtatttatatatatatattatatatttatatattatattattatgctGATTATTAAATAGAATATTAAATTATGAAGttgtgtgttgttattttgtatgtttttgaatATGTATATTCTACGtgatgtattttagtgttttatttttttaaaaaaaaaacgttttctcTGACCTGCCGACGTCTGAAGCTTCTGTTTCGTTTTCTCTGGACCTGAGAAAAGAACTTGGATCAGTAAAAGTTTCTAAAATCTGTAAAATCTGTTGAGTTTGAATCATGTCTTACATGTGACAGCGCCTCCTGTTGACCCGGGGGTCATAATCATTGTTTTCCCCTCTGTGTCGGCGCAGAAGCAGCGAGATCCGACGCATTGCAGCGGCAGGAAGTCTCCATCCTCTGAACACGCCGGGACGTGGATTTCGGCGCCGGCGGCCATGTTTGATTTCACCTTCAGCGCCATCGCTCGATCTTCCTCACAGCGGGACGGACAACGAGGCCGACGCCCAGCGACCCGTGACCCCGACACCTCTCGACCGCCAGAGTCCACGCACCAGCACTCACCCCCCCGACACTGGACCTGCTGGAAGCCACCGCTGGACGTACAGCTGGGAACAAAGATGGCtccgtcatcatcatcatcctcgtCAGAGCAGGAACGAAGCAGAGGAGTCAGAACCTAAAAGATGAGACGAGGAAGTGACAGAAATATTAGGCTTCTGTATTTGTTAATTCGAGGAAAAGAATCAATATGACGAATCTGTGAGGTGTAAAAGAATGAGAACCGTTTCCAATGTCATGGACAATTCAGTGATACATTCACAGcccggccaaaaaaaaaatgaagtctcCACTtggatgtaactgagctcatagtccagcacctcctggtggatcattagttcaacaagTTCTGTaggaccaactgatgcaatggggagctttttatttctcaaacaaccatgtggaaagacacagaagatgttagtctggtggagaagatg contains:
- the tg gene encoding thyroglobulin; protein product: MAWLLRIACILVCCPELLQGKASEYQLEADALSQCELLRGSAVDKQQGDVPHCTQDGKFRPVQCSGRSHECWCVDAEGQEVIGTRTNNSAPHCPSSCQLQSVLKCSPSGLFESVQCDSSRGQCWCVDQDGMELYGTRQRGRPQRCPGSCEVRTRRLLHAADSASPPQCDDDGAFLPVQCKFINTTDQSELDLLHTFNRFPEAFQTFTGFRKFFPLVSSYCFCSDSRGREIQDTGAELLLTEVYDSAFSGPPSRGSFSQTNVYRVLQRRMLGVRLATTGHFRCPSPCEEERRAAEEASSIFIPSCDSRGAFTSTQCQRGGQCWCVDPTGTELPGTRQQGDASCGAGDCLSQRRLALSRLFSGPVDPPLQTSSARSSCLSLLRPLQDLLPVEEDATSFLSDLTEVLHGLFPSVGGALQALTSSSPRRLQENLFGGKFLKNAAALNFSGAVGGRGALGVDRLSSHMGPQKNRGRVQSVSRALEDPALLSALQNTLMGLSSSSSASLDQVLTPLLRSCSDEDDDDDGAIFVPSCTSSGGFQQVQCRGGECWCVDSGGREVSGSRVAGRRPRCPSRCEEDRAMALKVKSNMAAGAEIHVPACSEDGDFLPLQCVGSRCFCADTEGKTMIMTPGSTGGAVTCPEKTKQKLQTSAGSCSVALAEVTAFRQEVKSILTLSNSSHFPLGYGFLLAEGLRLTPEELQVSQSEQELQVSDWLLSRSKAAIRLAASSTLQMSLPPGRLSYQPFSPQCGADGRWLHTQCYHSTGQCWCVDEDGEYIANSLKSRSLSLPTCLTRCQRAEARFLLSGWTKGSDITNSLYQPQCDQDGRFSVLQTGGAAGWCVNPLTGETIQTATRDAAGQLTCPSWCELQSLQCRPDGTFNPLQCDVTSCWCVSEDGQEVGGTRTLRQTGRTPSCDRPLCPAPPVTHGALVCRPAPDGRQSCDLVCHHGYHNSLPVSSFLCETGSRRWVGDNKPLSGACQISQPPQSLSSSQIWSLSSSCSQISSLKSLLFNTMTSRGLCSAQLPVSQRSVSLCDDSSVTLQCDSDDSLRLTLRWTLALSDLPTSELPDLHDIELFLNESRLLEGIQGLLGNIRSTLTSEPKLVSTTTPRFGCSRGYRLERDSAGCVICPAGSFSGEGACLLCPQGTYQDEEGRDFCNKCPKGSSPVGASSVSQCETECQGRGLRCSQQGDFLPAQPDFLSGRWRCFSSEGAELEWTISDKTLTDDECSVLRRFQTVPGSDLIVGAEDTDVLQTMTSDLSTCVQACAAEPSCHHVALFSRQTQCELYSTNTQNTQCNTSQQSSGFLGNPQAERFDWLSCSVRVRGGASSDLLVIRKKGVEFSSLQQQRSFVRMRMMKALSGVFRTQVFSSGTTSLSDAHRFCQDGCSRDACCHGFILNQNSLDGGSLLCGWLRAPSVLTCGDQDWDVTGQGAANRICGAGLTYNERQRSFVFDFGGEKFTITDSALPAHSKNNKDYQASIISFQAVYLDTASSSSCAAAEIRPPLDASVQMKFESLTDVDVLVDPQRKLPSLSFWLNKNNYNSQQALLWCLTRCDEEPQCSLADLRDTDSSGFFSCSLFPDSRVCGAYDKPLRRACRPLLDRMPNNTYSKKVDLSGPVKSFYERVSFQKMVSYSVRNRVSLRGNALLPEGFRECERRCDEDPCCRGIGFVRDTKSPGSSDVVCLSLISLGVQTCSEDDSTSWRTQDCRPSVVKTTPEPFGWYQKPVNQWSSSPALCPPFTLPPTKNNVSMDEWRLLSDSSFLIDPSLSTYDVIHVSRDIATNPDKTRDWCLHACQEAESCVAVSLREAESATRCVLYPDTTACGLSSAPSCRLVVREPAQQVYLRTERIPALTSVSIPGHGVLKGVAVETALGPDRKSVVQFLGVPYARPPTGSLRFEAAQPADWTGTWDATRPRPSCVQPGDEESSGSSEDCLYLNIFAPASLRAAVPVLVFFFNPSANQNPGLLDGSALAAVGNVVVVTASYRTAALGFLSTGASGLRGNYGLSDQEAVLRWVHAHISLVGGDNMRVTVGAERRGADIASLHLLSSSLSPPLFQRMILMGGSVFSPSLVQTPSTSRLQALALAKELGCMTSDLADDNKMAACLRATPVQKLNAAQTKLLAVSGPFQSWAPVRQPAPQSSFHGVDLLLGTSDHDGLISRARRIKDFEALQGRADGKTAFYEALSRSLGGASGNELLKEAAGWFYSLDHSPSAAGYNLFSRALNNATRDLFIICPTLKMASHWANSKANVFLYHQPASSAHDRADVFVPLDVQFVFGVPHRPMSSQRFTSTDRRLSLAFMTYVSSFVRTGNPNPSRSVSDLPRWQPVLSSEAPPTYLQLSHALRHRQGLSQGSCSFWGQLGTKLTSVKGESGADPVQPVLPVAAPSSQSQTEKDAYS